Proteins co-encoded in one Papaver somniferum cultivar HN1 chromosome 5, ASM357369v1, whole genome shotgun sequence genomic window:
- the LOC113281894 gene encoding uncharacterized protein LOC113281894, translated as MAEVADLHHHLPQEEEIETLGSAPYWYSFCDHDDDDIYSSYEPDPDEFDPFSPLNFDSFDHSLHTQIIFEERETCVELVGSDEEEEGSGSDSILEHYNQVNIVFNLFERCNQEEDETHVTDGDDDNRFRIFDENDEMGANYVELGLGSNREIGDLNDDDDNSRFMLEEFGGDNYHVSRRDTGESSDVRNVETFRDGGLRVVGIGSDSDSEDGIFGIGFHSGEEDHDGFGCGPEDSGLQLRWDSLRLEEAQRELNEDFEWEEVDERADEREIMNMMIDAEVGRLVSTEMLSGEVGEGGGETMRRTLEWEVLLAVNNLDRNVELEHEGDHDGYIYPAEYETLFGQVAEHDSFIRGNPPAARTVIENLTSVVVTQEDVENKSAICAVCRDEMGMEEQVKKLPCSHFYHGDCILPWLGMRNTCPVCRYELPTDDPDYERMRTRRAVDRDVSRDDYDQVRYEIFYEQ; from the coding sequence ATGGCAGAAGTTGcagatcttcatcatcatctaccacaagaagaagaaattgaaacctTAGGTTCTGCTCCATACTGGTATTCTTTCTGTGATCATGACGATGATGATATCTACTCATCATATGAACCTGATCCTGATGAATTTGATCCTTTTTCTCCTTTGAATTTCGATTCCTTTGATCACTCTCTACACACTCAAATCATCTTCGAAGAGCGAGAAACTTGTGTTGAGCTCGTTGgatctgatgaagaagaagaaggttcaGGTTCTGATTCTATTTTAGAACACTATAATCAGGTAAATATAGTTTTCAATTTATTCGAACGCTGTAATCAAGAAGAGGATGAAACTCATGTtactgatggtgatgatgataataggtttaggatttttgatgaaaatgatgaaatgGGTGCTAATTATGTTGAATTAGGGTTgggttctaatagggaaattggGGAtttgaatgatgatgatgataatagtAGATTTATGTTAGAGGAATTTGGGGGTGATAATTATCATGTGAGTAGAAGGGATACTGGGGAGTCTTCTGATGTGCGAAATGTTGAAACTTTTCGAGATGGTGGTCTTCGAGTTGTAGGAATTGGGTCAGATTCTGATTCTGAAGATGGAATTTTTGGGATTGGCTTTCATTCTGGAGAAGAAGATCATGATGGGTTTGGTTGTGGCCCGGAGGACTCGGGTCTTCAACTACGCTGGGATTCTTTACGTTTGGAGGAAGCTCAAAGAGAATTGAATGAGGATTTTGAGTGGGAAGAAGTTGATGAAAGGGCTGATgagagagaaattatgaatatgatGATTGATGCTGAAGTGGGGAGACTCGTTTCGACTGAGATGCTTTCAGGGGAAGTGGGTGAAGGAGGAGGAGAGACGATGAGGAGGACATTAGAATGGGAAGTGCTTTTGGCTGTAAACAATTTGGATAGAAATGTGGAACTGGAACATGAGGGGGATCATGATGGTTATATTTACCCTGCGGAATATGAGACTCTCTTTGGGCAAGTGGCGGAACATGACAGTTTTATTAGAGGTAATCCACCTGCTGCCAGAACTGTTATAGAAAATCTTACGTCGGTTGTTGTAACACAAGAAGATGTGGAGAATAAGAGTGCAATTTGCGCGGTGTGTAGGGATGAAATGGGAATGGAGGAACAAGTGAAAAAACTGCCTTGTTCTCATTTCTATCATGGAGACTGCATTTTACCATGGTTGGGTATGCGTAATACATGCCCTGTTTGTCGATATGAATTACCTACAGATGATCCTGATTATGAACGGATGAGAACCCGAAGAGCTGTTGATCGAGACGTCTCAAGAGATGATTATGATCAGGTCAGATATGAAATATTTTACGAGCAGTAG